TTTTGGTGAATACCAATCAAAATTAACACCTACACTTCTTTCAAAATTATCTGATTCATCCCAAAAACATTTTAAAAAATGCCAATAAACAAATCTCTGAACATCATATTCGCCCGCTTTTACACCTAAAATTGGAATATCGTAAGGAATTTTGATTTTCTTTTTTAATTTTGCCAAGCTTTTTCCCAAATACGTCATCTGCTTTGAGAAATCAGTGCATTCTTCAACAGACATTTTTACAGTTTTGTTTCTAATATAGTCATCAACATATTCTCTTACGGGAGCTTTTTTATTATAAACATAAATTGAAATATCTCCAGAATTCGTAAGAAATTTTGTTAGATATTTGAAGGAAGTTCCAGTATTTTTTGTATGATGTAAAACTTGATCTGAATAAATATAATCAAAAAACTTTCTTTGAAATGGTAATTGCCGAAGATCTGCTTGTAAAAAATGAACATTTGGCAATTTACCATATTTCTCATATGCAAAATCAATGCTTTCACTTGCATCTAATGCAAAAACATCAGCATTTGGATTTAAGGAAAGAAATTTGGCGCTATTGCCAATTCCAGTACCTGCATCAAGGATTTTAGTTTTAGTATCTAAGAATTTATTAAAATTTAATTCAGTTTTCCACCCATATCTATCTAAAAACCACTTTCTTTGAAAATCTATCCAATCTTTTTTTTGATGATTTTTATGATGTTTACGCCATTTTGCACTAAAAGCATCTTCAGTCCTGACAAAATCTTTTGTTTTATCAACT
The nucleotide sequence above comes from Nitrosopumilus sp.. Encoded proteins:
- a CDS encoding methyltransferase domain-containing protein; amino-acid sequence: MKQRLLDFLVCPTCRNSIHVKIKKKKDSEIIEGLISCDKCNDNFKINKGIPRFVVDKTKDFVRTEDAFSAKWRKHHKNHQKKDWIDFQRKWFLDRYGWKTELNFNKFLDTKTKILDAGTGIGNSAKFLSLNPNADVFALDASESIDFAYEKYGKLPNVHFLQADLRQLPFQRKFFDYIYSDQVLHHTKNTGTSFKYLTKFLTNSGDISIYVYNKKAPVREYVDDYIRNKTVKMSVEECTDFSKQMTYLGKSLAKLKKKIKIPYDIPILGVKAGEYDVQRFVYWHFLKCFWDESDNFERSVGVNFDWYSPKYAFRHTPSEVKKWFKDAKIKITTFKEIESGISVTGKKINL